Within Sorangiineae bacterium MSr11367, the genomic segment GCGGCCGATTCACGATTCGCACGATTTGACCCGGGAGGTCCTGTCCCACGACGTGGGGCAGACCCTGGAGCTCGAGGTCCTTCGCGACGGAAAGCGCTATGGCACGAAGGTGACCTTGGCGGCGCGCCCGGAGCCGGCCGTGCCCCCCATCCCGGTGCAGCAGCAAGGCGTCCCGCAGCCGGGGCTTGGCCTCACCGTGCGGGATCTGACCCCGCAGCAAGCGAGCCAAGCCGGTCTGCCGTCCAAGGCGTTGCCCCTCATTACGGGCATTTCCCCCGGATCTTCGGCCGATCGTGCGGGCCTCAAGGTGGGTGACGTCATCGTCGAGGTGGACGGCACCTCCGAGCCTACCTCGTCGCAGGTGCAGCAGGCCGCCGCCGATGGGCAGCTTCTTCTTCGCGTGAAGCGGCGGGAATCGTCGTTTTACGCGGCGTTGAAGAAGTAACTTTGACGGCTCCCCCTGCGGGGGGAATTGACGGTGGCGGTGCCGCGGGGTACCCGTTGCCGCATGATCGAGGTTCGACAGATCGGCGAGGGGGGCAACCTTTCCGACTTTCTCAACGTGGTGGATTCCATCTACGCGGGCGACCCGCAGTACATCCGCCCGCTGGACATGTTCGTGAAAGACCAGCTCAATACGAAGAAGAACCCCTTCTTCGAGCATGGCGAGGCGGCGTTCTTCACGGCGCACCGCCATGGCGAGTGCGTGGGCCGCATCTCGGCGAGCATCGATCGTGAGCACCTCGATCGCTACAAGGACGACACCGGCTTCTTCGGCTTCCTCGACACCATCGACGATCCCGACGTGGCGCGTGCGCTGATCGACAAGGCCGAATCGTGGCTCAAGGCCCGCGGCATCAAGCGCGCACGCGGTCCCTTCTCGCTGAGCATCAACGAGGAGTCGGGCTGTCTGGTCAAAGGTTTCGACACGCCGCCCGTGTTCCTGTGCTCGCACCACCGCCCGTACCAGGGAGGCCTCATCGAGCAGGCCGGTTACGCGAAGGCGAAAGATCTGTTCGGGTGGAAGTACATGGTCTCGGACATGACCCCGCGCGTGAAGCGCGGCCACGACGAGATCCGCGCACTGCCCGAGGTCACCTCGCGCATGGGATCGCTCAAGGACATCGAGCGCGACGTGGGCATCTTCGTGGACGTCTTCAACGACGCCTGGTCGGACAACTGGGGCTTCGTTCCCTTTACGCGCAACGAAGTGCGCAAGATGGCGGCGGACTTCAAATTGATCCTGCAGCCGGAGATCACCCGCATCGTATCCATCGACGGGGAGCCGGCGGCGGTGGCGGTGACCTTGCCGAACCTCAACGAGATGATTCCCGATTTGCGCGGCAGCCTGTTCCCGTTCGGGTGGGCCAAGCTTTTGTATCGCCTCAAGGTGCAAGGCCCGCGCAGCGCGCGCCTGATCATTCTGGGCGTGCGGCGCAAGTACCGGAACGTGCGCAAATACGCCGGGCTGTCGGCGTTCTTGTATGGCGAGCTGGCGCTGTCGGGGAAGCGCATCGGCATCGAGTGGGGAGAGCTTGGGTGGACCTTGGAGGACAACGGCGCGGTGAACGCCGGGATCAAGGTCATGGGCGGGAAGAACTACAAGACGTACCGGATTTACGAAAAGAGCCTGGGGACATGAAAGTACTGATCACCGGAGCCAGCGGCTTTCTCGGGAGCCATGTGGCCGAACAACTGTCGCTCGCGGGCCATCAGGTGCGCGCGCTGGTGCGAAAGAGCTCCAATCGCAAATTCTTGGAGTCGCTGCCCAACGTGGAGCTGGCCTACGGTGCCGTCGAAGAAGCCGACAAGGTGGACGCCGCCGTCGAGGGCGTGGACGCCATCGTGCACGCCGCGGGCATCGTCAAGGCGCGAAGCAGCGAGGAGTTCCAGAAGATCAACCTGGGCGGCACGGTGAACGTGATCGCCGCCGCGAAGAAGCGCGCAAAGAGCATTCGCCGCTTGGTGTACATCTCGAGCCTCGAGGCGTGCGGCCCGTCGGAAACGGACACGCCGGTCCGCGTGGATCAGGAGAACCCGGTCACCGCGTACGGCCGCTCGAAGCTGGCCGCCGAAAAGGCCATCTTGGCCATCAAGGACGAGATCCCCGTCGTGACGTTGCGTCCCACGGGCATCTACGGCCCCCGCGACATCGAGATCTTCGAGGTCTTCAAGGCCGTGCAACGCCGCGTGCTTCCCATCACGGGCGACGGCAGCTCGAAGGTCACGTTCACCTACGCAACGGACTGCGCCAAGGCCGTCATCCGCGCCATCTTGGCGGACATCCCGAGCGGCCGCACCTACTTCATCACCGACGGCAAGGTCTACGTGCAGCGCGAAGCCATGGAAGAAGTAGAACGCGCCATCGGCAAACGCGCCCTGGTGCGCAAAGGCTTGCCCCTCGGCATCATTAGCGCCGTGGCCTTCGGCGTGGAGACCTACGGCAAGGTCGCCAACAAAGCCGTGATGCTCACGCGCGAAAAAGCGAACATGCTGGGCATGCCCTACTGGGTCT encodes:
- a CDS encoding NAD(P)-dependent oxidoreductase: MKVLITGASGFLGSHVAEQLSLAGHQVRALVRKSSNRKFLESLPNVELAYGAVEEADKVDAAVEGVDAIVHAAGIVKARSSEEFQKINLGGTVNVIAAAKKRAKSIRRLVYISSLEACGPSETDTPVRVDQENPVTAYGRSKLAAEKAILAIKDEIPVVTLRPTGIYGPRDIEIFEVFKAVQRRVLPITGDGSSKVTFTYATDCAKAVIRAILADIPSGRTYFITDGKVYVQREAMEEVERAIGKRALVRKGLPLGIISAVAFGVETYGKVANKAVMLTREKANMLGMPYWVCTTDDAIAELGWKPEIDWVQGTRLTVKWYRENGWL